In one window of Brassica rapa cultivar Chiifu-401-42 chromosome A07, CAAS_Brap_v3.01, whole genome shotgun sequence DNA:
- the LOC103839971 gene encoding UDP-glycosyltransferase 72D1 — protein MEQPHALLVASPGLGHLIPILELGNRLSSVLNIRVTVLAVTSGSSSLAETEAIRAVVARGTCEVTELPSVDIDHFVEPDATVFTKIVEKMRATKPVVQDAVKLMTQKPTVMIVDFLGTGMMSIADDVGMAKYVYVASHAWFLAVLVYLPVLDKVVEGEYIDIKEPMKIPGCRPVGADDIMETMLDRSNRHYRECVRCGEEIPMSDGVLVNTWEELQGNTLAALMEDGELSRVMKVPVYAIGPIVRSNGPTKKPNSIFEWLDKQRERSVLYVCLGSGGTLSLEQTIELACGLELSGQSFLWVLRKPTSYLGESSNDDDLVSVGLPEGFLDRTRGMGLVVTQWAPQVEILSHGSIGGFLSHCGWSSVLESLTQGVPIVAWPLYAEQWMNATFLTEEIGVAVRTSELPSKRVISREEVASLVRKVMGEEDEEGRKVRAKAEEVRVSSERAWTQGGSSHSSLLEWAKRCCLLSFTNNTVSI, from the coding sequence ATGGAGCAGCCGCACGCGCTTCTAGTCGCTAGCCCTGGCTTAGGCCATCTCATCCCTATCCTCGAACTTGGAAACCGGCTCTCCTCTGTCCTCAACATCCGCGTTACAGTGCTCGCAGTAACATCCGGTTCCTCCTCCCTGGCCGAAACCGAGGCCATACGCGCAGTTGTTGCTAGGGGGACATGTGAAGTTACAGAATTACCCTCGGTTGATATAGACCACTTCGTGGAGCCAGATGCGACGGTGTTCACTAAAATTGTAGAAAAGATGCGAGCCACAAAGCCCGTGGTTCAAGACGCCGTCAAATTAATGACACAAAAACCGACGGTCATGATCGTTGACTTTCTTGGTACCGGAATGATGTCCATTGCCGATGATGTCGGCATGGCTAAGTACGTTTACGTCGCTTCCCACGCGTGGTTCTTGGCAGTGTTGGTGTACTTGCCCGTATTGGATAAGGTTGTGGAAGGGGAATACATTGATATCAAAGAGCCTATGAAAATTCCAGGTTGTAGACCGGTTGGAGCGGATGACATCATGGAAACAATGCTAGACCGGTCGAACCGACACTACCGAGAGTGTGTACGGTGTGGCGAGGAGATACCTATGAGCGATGGTGTTTTGGTGAATACTTGGGAGGAACTACAAGGAAATACTCTAGCCGCGCTTATGGAGGACGGAGAATTGAGCCGGGTTATGAAAGTACCGGTTTATGCTATTGGGCCAATTGTTAGGTCTAATGGGCCTACTAAAAAGCCTAATAGTATATTCGAGTGGTTAGACAAACAACGGGAAAGGTCAGTATTGTATGTGTGTTTAGGCAGTGGTGGAACGCTGTCTTTAGAGCAAACGATAGAACTTGCATGTGGATTAGAGTTAAGTGGTCAAAGTTTTCTGTGGGTTCTGCGTAAGCCCACTTCTTACCTAGGTGAAAGCTCGAACGATGATGATCTGGTAAGTGTCGGTCTACCGGAAGGTTTCTTGGATCGCACACGTGGTATGGGTCTTGTGGTCACCCAATGGGCACCACAAGTTGAGATCTTGAGCCATGGATCAATCGGTGGGTTCTTGTCTCATTGCGGCTGGAGCTCTGTGTTAGAGAGTTTAACTCAAGGAGTGCCAATAGTGGCTTGGCCTCTTTACGCAGAGCAATGGATGAATGCTACATTTCTGACTGAAGAGATCGGTGTAGCCGTTCGTACCTCGGAGTTACCGTCAAAGAGAGTGATCAGCCGAGAAGAAGTGGCGTCTTTGGTGAGAAAGGTTATGGGCGAAGAGGATGAAGAAGGACGGAAGGTAAGGGCTAAAGCTGAGGAAGTAAGGGTTAGCTCCGAACGAGCTTGGACTCAAGGTGGTTCGTCTCATAGTTCTCTCCTCGAATGGGCAAAACGATGTTGCCTTCTGTCATTCACAAATAATACAGTGTCAATTTAA